tAAATCTCCAAagcaactagtaactaaagtttgAAGTAgattgtagtggagtagaagtataaagtgcTTCAGTAATTACTGTGCACCATCTGATACCTACTATGTttgggagatggaggaggaaggttCAGTATGTCTCTTtttaaacagagaaataatTTGAGATGGAAACCCATAAATGATGCAGAAGAATCTGCAACTTAAATATTCTACATGTAGTTTCCCTTTCATGTGAGGTGCTTGCTGCAGTTATAGGCCCATTACTTCTCAGAGGGTAGTATGTCAGAGTGCATCTGTTTGACTTCAGTTTTCTGCAATGTTTCTGCTCTTAAAGTTACACAACATTTATAGCTACTGTCACCACGGCCTGCACCACAAGCAGCTACCTGCAGACAAAATGTCtataaaggaaaacacaaagagcTATCCCCTGAAGCTGCTTGTCTCTTGCAGAccactttgttttctgtgctACAGCGGTTGTCTGGTAAGTCATTGCTCACCTGGTGGTATCTGTCCCCCTTAGCTAACGGGGACGAGCTGTCCTGCACAGCCAAGAATCTCCAGATTACAAAACCTGTGTATCATGCAGTGGAACACATGACATGGCAAGTTCGGCAAGGCAGGGGAGTCATGCCAGATGTTACAGCCCCTCCTCCACTTCTTAATACCCTACTTTCAGCACCCTTGCATGGGCCACCCTATCTCCAAACTTGGTTCTCATTTTGATCTcgactacacacctgtaaagtttggAGACTGCATCTTGCATGGTTTTGAGGCTATCACAGAGACAAAACGAAGACATATAAACTTCTGTGGTATTTCATACGACAGTGGGTGTCTACAGGACCACATTGTACCATGATGACGCACACATTTAGAAGGTGGGAAAAATATCAGTCACGCTAACACAGCTGGTGACAACCACTTGACAACCTAAGCTTTCATAGAATGGTTTAGTAGCTCATATAAAAGTCTTCTTATCAGTGTGCACAAACAGCTAGGTGTTGATGTCCATCTTACTTACTGGCAATAGTGTTGGGGCTGTGGTGCAACAGAAAATGTCAGActaaaaaaatgcatgaaaacaagTTATGCTAAGTTGGTGAAACTTGCTGTACAGGGGTTTTTATAATGGTTGCAGTGGGGGAGGGTGAAGTATTTGTAGGTGGGGAGTATTTGTTTTACAAAGCAGTCGAAAGCTTTGAGTTGATAAGGCCGTGTGGGGGAGCAAACTGACACTGAAAAAGCCCACAGCAGATTCTTGTTCTTTTAAAATGCCAGGTCGCTGGTTTAGTTTCCATTTAGTAATAAATTAAACCATAGGTGCCACACAAGAGAAGATGAAGCTAAAGATAATAAAGTTCTCACAATCTTTGTATTACTCAAAGGTCATGCTAGGCTCACATTAAAATGATCACACAGTGTCAATGATGTAATGATCTCTTCTCTTTTGTACCTTCTCTAGGAATATCTTTTAAAATCCTAATGGCTTCAGTCAGGTGAAGCACCGCCTGATCTGTCATTTACCCTTAAGATTTTAGTCTCTTTTGTCAAACGGTATCTGATatatcttcattttttattcttgCCGAAAGATGTTTGAGATTTGTGTCAGGGCTCTGGTCtacactgacttcctgttgctgtGGCCGTCTTGGCCTCAGTGGTTTGTGTATGGACTGCAGTTCTGTTGAGTTGTACCAGTTTCACttgctgtttgtttgcctgtttgcctttgtttgtttgtttgtttgtttgtttgtttgtttgttgacacCAGCAGTCTCTGTTTTCGAGGTGAACATGTGAGAATGAGCCCGAAGCCCTTTCAGTCCCAGTGAAACTGTCTGTGGTCCAGGATGTCCTTTTGCCAAGTTAGACATTTGTTCAGCAGTTTTCATTTGGgctgttcatttttcatgttgcaGTGACCAAACACAAAGAGTTTCAGTGCAGGAGGATGTGTCATCATAGACTACTTCTTCAATTAAGTCATTGCTTTAAAAATTTCAAGTCAGCTCGGCTGTGcccaaaggaaacaaaataaacctaCCAGCAaagcacctctgaagctcaccAATTAACAGTAGTTGCTAACTGACAGCGTATGACAATTTGTAATATCGAAGATTTACCCCAGCAACAAACAATGTGTTCTGGCTAAGTGTAGCTAAACTCTTCTACATTGGGTTCAAGTGTGCATCACAAATGTATCAAATTTTGATTGGATAACGAGTCATTTTGCTGAGTTTGCAACCCTCCAAAAACACATCCAtcattttacagccacttttTTCACAATGTACGTACGCTTCTGGGAAACAAATAGTTTTTGGCCAGTGTGCATCAcgacacagtttggccactaagTCAAATTGGGTTCAAATTCCAACACTGTtggagcgccaggctttgaagacAGTTTTCGTAGTGtccaaaccgtgtaattacatcgtcacttGATACACTGCGGCCCAAATAGACTTTTTCTCATAAGCTAAAATTGTGAAAGAAGggtctgtaaaatggtggatacatttttttgagtgtcacaaccccaGCGAAATGATtcatttcactatcataatttcagccatttggtccaataacatttggaaagtctagaagagtccacgattaaattattttatccctgttcaagttagccgggtgctaaactgcaagttagccggctcggtcggcagaagtctctagtgtgcacGCTAGGGGCCTCACAATACAGAAGATCCAGCTATTTTCATTGCCGGATATCGAGTTTTTTGGCATCAAAATGCTACTGAGCAACTTTAATAGGAGTGAATGAGGCTCTGCCTCCAAGGCTGTGACCAGATATAATAAAACATCCTTGGCTTGGACGTAAGCTGTAATATAAGCTTGCTACGTTAGCTAGCGTCTCATCCAgcatgcttccttctgtgcagtggtacaattataaaatgtatcttggtagaaagaaaatagttcctacctgaaactgctcacaacaaatTCTGTAGATTTTCgtgagtaactgggtcatgatttctggaatgAGACATTGCTTCTGAGTTTATCAAACGTGTTTTTgttggcgctttgagcacctCCAGCTGaatgccatctagttccattatattctaGAAAAGGTTGACGTCTCAATGGCCgaaaactctgcaactcacaccaaaacaatctagatggataaaatGTACCACAGGtaagacaaaaaatatttatttttgattataGTGTgaattgcccctttaagaaaGTTTAGATCTAAGTTGTAACTCTTTTTTTGTAGGTTTGTAGTCATGATTGTATTCAAACTTGTGCCTGAGAACACTTCTGACTGCCGCTGATGATCATTACACAACAATATTATGTCACCTACTATCTTTCTCAGGCATTTTTCTCTTGTGCTTGAAAGCCTTCAGTCTTGGCCTTGGGGTGCCAGACAGTTTCCTGGCATTGTGAGAAATTTAACAGTCCAGGGGTTTCAGgcacatgtttttgtttagcaGCCACATACTTGCATGTGAAGAGCTTGTTTTTATGTGCTGGATGGAACTATTTTGCGAGGGAAAAGACAATAGTACAGGTTTTTCTATGTTCTCGAACATTTCACTCTAGCCttgatgatgtttgttttgcGGCGGACTGACAAAGAGAGGCACCCTGGCCATAAAACACTGTCTCTTTGATTCTCTGCGAGATTTTCCATCATTTGTTTGACTATTGTTGGTGACTCTGTGAAGTCAAAATTAACCATCTCTGGATTAGTGTCATGTTTCTACACTTGAGCTCATATGTTTATAATGCTGGAGTCAGTTCCAAATGGGGAAATATTATTGTAACAAATattcagcagcagaagaagttCTCTTATTTTTGTGTGCTTTTAGTCAAATGTGAACATGAAAGGGTGGATTTAGCGTGCCACACAGGCATTCGTTTACTGACGGGAAACCCAGGTAGAACACTTCCCATTTGACACAGTACCAGCCACCAACACAAATGCATTCAGACAATTTACAGTATTCTCTCGCCACACTGCCCATCAAGAAGCCGAAAGCACTTTCAAGTTGTCTGAGACTAATTATTTATAAACTTCACATTCCTCCGTGCTAAGCTACTTCACTCACAACAGAGGCCCCAGTGTTTTTACTGACTGCCAAGTGGGGAGTTTCTACTACAGGACAAGTTGAATGCTTTTTCACAGagcaaagagaggagaaagctGTGGGCATGGACTGACATGGGCTGAATAGAGAAAGCTTTCTGTTCGGTCTCACATCCAATGTCCCTCACAGAATAAAACTCTGTTCTAGCAGAGCTGCTGCCCACACAGGCTGTCAAAAACTACAAGGAGACAGTTCAATTTTCTTGGACCTCCCCTGAGACCTGTGGAGGCAGCCACCTCAGGCACCTGCAGGGTTTTACTTCTAAGGCACTTTTGACCTCCTTTTTAACATCTCGTATCATGTTATGATGTATAGTGTTGGAAGAGTCTTTACTTAGTAATATCAAGATGTAAAAAAACTCGAACATATTTCaagtcctgcattgaaaatgtaacttaaagcagctacaagaactttcattttttgttgattctggcgccccctgtggacaataGCGGTACTAAAGACAAAactaaatttcttttttttcacagctgttTACAGAATACATACACTGTGAAATATGACAAAGCGACTTAACTTTAAAGGAaaccaattacctcaaaattaccaagtaaagtagtactaatactttttaaaaactttttagCTCTTTTAGAAGTCTACTAAGTAGTAAAAGTagtagttttatattattaCCACGTACACATTATCGGACAAATATTagtcataaataaatatgtgagCAGCATTTCTGTGATGCGGCTGGTTGAGGTGgagtagatttttttatttatatgctGTGGGGCAAATTAACCTATGACAACCTATGATCTGTGTGTTATATTACAGTCTCATATATAGGTCTGGTAACTTAATCAGCCAAGTTACAAAGTTGTTAAATTAATGTGataacgtaaaaaaaaaaaaaaaaaagtggagtataaagtataaagtagcagaagtacagtactttagtAAATTTACTCGGTACATACCACCATTTATGGAGTTGTACTTGGTTTGAGAcatactaaaaacaaaaaacaaacaaaaaaaaaaatcttgaggCCTTTAAACTTAAGAAGAGCACATTTTTATGGAAAGTTGCTCTACAATAAGCTGAATATTGGTGGTATAacacttttttaacttttgctcTCTCACTAGTAAGAGTGAGAATAGcccaaaacatttattttaaatatgtgtCCATGCGTCAAGATGTGTTTATACATTACTGGCAGTATTCCAGCGGATTATGAGCACTTACTGCAACACTGTGCTGAATTCCCTCAAAGTGCTTCTGAGTTGTTTCGTGTTGATTCCTCCTTTAACTGTAATGGCAGACAAAGGAGTAGGAGGAGTTAGAGGGCAGCCAGTGGGAGGAGTTACTACAGCTGCTCTGCCTTCCACTCAAAGTACAAAAACTGTCTGTGATACCGGCACAAAGGAGAAGTGGAACTGTCTGAGCAGGGTGAGTGCTGAGTCAAAGCGTGTGAGGCTGTCAGAGGGAGAAACAAACTGAGGAAAGAGAGGCAGAAGTAGAGACTGAGTGACTCATTCAGTTGGTAAAGAGAAGTGGGGGGTGGGCAGGAAACAGACCCTGAGGACAAACTCACAttgtgacacacagacagacagacgaagAGCAGGAGCTCAACTCAAGCTGCAGTTCTGTCCCTGGGAAGAAAGACGCCTGGTGATTTGTGGCCAGGACCTTATGAGAGGTGGTGACAAGTTTGTTGCTTTGGAGCTgaagaggacaaaaacacactgacttttgACAAAGAGGAGGGAATTTGACAAAGAGGGCATCTTTCTAACGGACCTGAATGTGGATATGCCATCTTTCCTTTTGTGCACTCAGCAGCTCTTGATGGTTGAGGACTTCATGAGAGAAAAGGAGACACATTTGGGTGACTGATTTATCTGAGTGAGTAACTTGTGGGGTGCAGCCTGGTTGGGAGACAGGGCAGGGGGAGGGGAGGACGCTCCAGCCTGATTCTCTGTCCCCTGGGAGGGGTCTTTTCAACATGAGGTAACCCCCAAAATAACTACATCAAGACAGGGGAGGGAACCATGTTGACCATGTGCAGCACTCCTCTCTAACACGGACACATGTGTTGGAAAGAAACCTTAGTGCAAATGGCCTGAACTATCAAGGACTGTTCTGCGCTTTACTCTCCATTCATGGTGAGTTCATTGTTCAAGGAAGCCCTTTCATTAAATAGCTATTACATAACAGACACCCCTCATCCGTCCACTCTTTGTCTGTCAGAATGTACAACATCACCCTCCCCACTTACAATTCCCCTCCACAAGGGGCTGAAATTAACCACACCTGCATCAAGAATGATGGCTTCAAATACCCGCTGTACAGTACTATCTTCAGCATTGTGTTTGTGGTGGGACTGATCACCAATGTTGTGGCCATTTACATATTCACCTGCTCTCTTAAGCTGAGGAATGAGACCACGACCTACATGATGAACTTGGTGGTGTCTGACCTGCTGTTCGTCTTCACGCTGCCTCTGAGGGTCTTCTACTTCATCAACCAGAACTGGCCTTTTGGAAGCATGCTGTGCAAGTTCTCTGTCTCGCTGTTCTACACCAACATGTATGGCAGCATACTCTTCCTCACCTGCATCAGCGTGGATCGCTTTTTAGCCATCGTACACCCTTTTCGCTCAAGAGCGCTGAGGACCAAGCGCAATGCACGGatagtgtgtatttgtgtgtgggtgCTGGTGCTGTCAGGGAGTCTCCCCACGGGGTTCCTGTTGGACACAACTTCACATGAGAAGAATAAGAACAACGCCACTTTTTGCTTCGAGAACTTCTCCTCCAAGCAGTGGAAATCTCACCTGTCCAAGGTGGTGATCTTCATAGAGACAGTGGGCTTCATCATCCCACTTCTGCTCAACGTGTGTTGCTCCATCATGGTGTTGCAGACCCTGCGTCGCCCCCAAACCATCAGTCGTGGGGGGAagctgaacaaaacaaagatcCTTCGCATGATAATCGTGcatctctttattttttgtttctgcttcatCCCCTACAACGTAAACTTGGTCTTCTACGCTCTGGTCCGCACAAAAACTTTAGAAGGCTGCTTTGTGGAATCGGTGGTCCGAACCATCTACCCAATAGCCCTCTGCATCGCTGTGTCCAACTGCTGCTTCGATCCCATCATTTACTACTTCACCTCAGAGACCATCCAGAACTCCATCAAGAGGAAATCTCAGATTGACCGTTCGTTTGACGTCAAGTTCTCCGAGGCCCTGCAGTCAGAAAGCAGCTCCAACCTGCAGTGCAGCCTGAGGAACCTCAAAGCTAAAGTCTTTCACAATGAGTCATCAGTGTAATGGAGGCATTATTAAAATCCATCCTTcaatagaaaaaacaaacctccttgagaCAATGGGAATGGATTTGTTGGAGTGCTTTATGAAGCACCTGCCAAAGAAGTGTTTGATCTCAGTCTTCATCTCAGGGCAAATGTCTGGACCTGTTGTCGACAGCCTCGGCTCTGCAGTATAACTGCTACATGACCCTTTGTTCACATCTGTGGATTTGTTATTACTACTTACTAATTTGCTTTTCCTGCGGAATATACTGTAATTGTGTTATGCACAATTACTCTGCCAGTGACCTGGAAGGGAATGTGATTACTGAACAGCAGGACAGTTACGATATTGAATGCTACTTGTGCCTGTATATGTGTACATTTCCATGGTAAATTGTGGTGCTAACTTTAGAGTAGTATCTATTAAATTAACATAAAGTTATATCAAGCTATAGATTGtacagagctttgttttttgtgtgtgtgtgaattaaaaATAGGTCACAGAAGTGCCTTTTTTGTTCTGGCAGCATTTCATTATAGACTCTTTATAGACCATTAAATGCACTGACAGACTTCCTCAAGCTGCACTCCTGCCACAGTTATGAATAAAAGTCATGTACTGTAAAACAAACGATTGCACCTGAAAccttttgttatttaaatgaagACACTGGAGTATAGATACTTTTAAACGCTgaacaaagatgaaaatgacacaTCAGTGACACATTAAACCGCATGAGACCACTCGACTGTTACATCTCTCATGTTTGACCTGTATGCAAATGAGGAGGTAAAGAAGTGGAAGTAGAAAGTCTGACGAAATTTCTCTAACTCCCACTGGGTAGTGCCAGCTTCCTGTGTCATAACCActggtggaggagagaaagTCTTTAAATTATTAAGCAAACATTAGATAAATATGCATGGAAATGTGGTGTAAAATCCACCAAGTCAAGAACAGCATGATTCTACTGTCTGCCATAATGGTGTCTGCTTGAACATAAAGAGGATCAGTCAGTATTGTAGAGAGGAAATGAAGCCTTGTAGTGCCTTTTATGTTTAACTTAACCTAGATAGGAATTCAATTTTATCTTCCAGTAACATCTTGTTTCCCTCCTCCACaaggacagtgtgtttttaatatcaCCATGCACTGACAAGACTGGTCCTCCGCGGCACCAAAACAGTACAGTCAGTACAGCTACACAATAAATCAGGAAGCTTTTACTCAAATGAAAAAACTATCAATAAATAAGTCCTGTAGTAGTACTAGAAAAACAGATGTGTGAAATATTTATCCTGCTGTGGACAAATTCACAAGTGATATGGCATCAGTGAGGAGTCAACACAGCGTGAGAGTGAATAACAGAAAGCACATGGCGCTCTAACTTTATTGACATAGCCCGAAGGTCAGTCAGCGGCACTTTATTCATACCCCACCTATAACTCTACTTCTGAGGCCATGTGAGCGAGTCAAGGACAGGGTTAAAGACCTAtgctgttgtgaaaacaaacaagtacAATTTGACACTGCAGCAGTTCACGTCATCTGTGCAGGAGGCCACTTAGCCACATGCTTACTGAGCATCATGAACTAGAACTCGTTCTGGACTGCTCCAGACATCACAATGACACATTTGAAAAAGACATCATTGGATTATCATTATGTTAATCTGTATAAATGAGTCAGACAGTGTGTATTCAGCACAAACAACCGTTATCTGACCACCAGCTGTTTGGGGCCGTTGTCTTCTGGGCTAAAGGTCACggcagacacagagagggacaAACAAAGGAAATCACACTTTAAATGCAGTTAAGATATGTAAATACAGCGATACATTTCTCACTACAGTTTGGCACCAAGAGCAaacttttgaaataaataaattatgctTCTTAATGCATCTTTCAACATCTCTTCAAAAAATGAACCAACACTTTCCTCATAAACAATGACGATGCAAGTTACTTAATTGTTCCCACTTCCCGCTCACGATGAGCATGTTGCTTAAAGGGACAGGTCGTcccaaaaacatacatttttccTTCCTAAAGATTGTTTTGgtattgtgttttttgctgtAGAGATGTCACCTTCTTTCTCTCGAATACAATGAAACTAGATGGTCCTcagtttgtggtgctcaaaTACTcataaaaactcaacagcaatatCTCTTTTCCAGAAATCAAGTCATGGTTACTCTTGATAATCCATAGTCCTtcttgtgagcagtttcatgtattttctctttgtatCACTGAGCAGAAtctgcatctactcatggatgagaggctagctaaggaagctaactaagctagccaAGGTTGcagctcagccgaggaggaTGCCGTTAAAGTCTACATCCTGTGCTGTCACAAACATGAGCCTCTCGTTCAGgtagatgcacgcttccctCTGCACGGTGATATGATTGGTGGGCGTATTTCGCTGGAAAGAAAATGATTCTTACATGAAACAtgctcacaacaaagtctgtggattatcttgagtaaccaggtcatgatttcagGAAAGACACATTCCTGTTGAATGTTTAAATGAATTTTTTGGTACTTTGAAGCTGAATGCCATCTAGTTTCAATACATTAGAAAGAAGAATCTCCAAAACTCACTTAATTTACACCAAAATAATCtggatggataaacagcacgACAGGTAATTTTTGCTTTTTGGGGGAACTGTCTCTTTAATGTCAAGAATATGCAGTTGTGTATACACTGAAGTTTCATGGTTGTATAAGCTCTCTGTATCAGCGATCGGACCCCTCACGTGAGCCCAGCAGACTCCTCTTTATACACAACAGTTATCTAATCAGCCTGACCTCTCCTTCCCAGCAGGCCGCAGGGTGAGAAAGCACAGACGCCACACTGCTTGTCATCACATACATTCTGTTCTACATTGCTTCGGTAAATTCAGATGGGATCATGCATCAAAGTGTTCCTGTACTGTACAAGATGGACTGATAATCTTTGAATTAGTTTTTTGTGAAAGTGAGGTGAAGGAAATATGGAAAGTTTGCACTAGTAAACACTTCTTCTTCTAAGATTCTATAAATTTA
This is a stretch of genomic DNA from Pagrus major chromosome 2, Pma_NU_1.0. It encodes these proteins:
- the lpar6a gene encoding lysophosphatidic acid receptor 6a, which codes for MYNITLPTYNSPPQGAEINHTCIKNDGFKYPLYSTIFSIVFVVGLITNVVAIYIFTCSLKLRNETTTYMMNLVVSDLLFVFTLPLRVFYFINQNWPFGSMLCKFSVSLFYTNMYGSILFLTCISVDRFLAIVHPFRSRALRTKRNARIVCICVWVLVLSGSLPTGFLLDTTSHEKNKNNATFCFENFSSKQWKSHLSKVVIFIETVGFIIPLLLNVCCSIMVLQTLRRPQTISRGGKLNKTKILRMIIVHLFIFCFCFIPYNVNLVFYALVRTKTLEGCFVESVVRTIYPIALCIAVSNCCFDPIIYYFTSETIQNSIKRKSQIDRSFDVKFSEALQSESSSNLQCSLRNLKAKVFHNESSV